The following coding sequences lie in one Oceanicola sp. 502str15 genomic window:
- a CDS encoding branched-chain amino acid ABC transporter permease: MLGLNKKDVNLLLVVLALTMLAPFILNPFPTDSAMAQFNAGYPDLMQRFVIFGIFAIGFNILFGLTGYLSFGHAAFLGVGSYSAVWMFKLLSMNILPAIILSVLVAGLFALVIGYVSLRRSGIYFSILTLAFAQMSFALAYSVLTPITNGETGLQLTLSDPRILGSSSAADGSIPVTNLFGLEMRSAYDLVIGPWSFTFSAGYYFCAVVMLVAFYLAIRIFRSPFGMMLRAIKSNQTRMNYTGLNPKPYTLAAFVISGMYAGLAGGLMAAMDPLAGAERMQWTASGEVVLMTILGGAGTLIGPVLGAGMIKYFENILSKINESVLHSWFAFMPDGLEDFFVAIVYPFVGKGWHLTLGILFMLVVIFLPGGLVEGGQRIGALFRRRGTKASGAEAEAAKQQPGE; the protein is encoded by the coding sequence ATGCTCGGACTGAACAAAAAAGACGTCAACCTGCTGCTGGTGGTGCTCGCACTCACCATGCTGGCCCCCTTCATCCTCAACCCCTTCCCCACCGACAGCGCCATGGCGCAGTTCAACGCGGGCTACCCGGACCTGATGCAGCGCTTCGTGATCTTCGGGATCTTCGCCATCGGCTTCAACATCCTCTTCGGCCTCACCGGCTACCTCTCCTTCGGCCACGCGGCCTTCCTCGGGGTGGGCAGCTATTCGGCGGTCTGGATGTTCAAGCTGCTGTCGATGAACATCCTCCCGGCGATCATCCTCTCGGTGCTGGTCGCGGGCCTCTTCGCGCTGGTCATCGGCTATGTCTCGCTGCGCCGCTCGGGGATCTACTTCTCGATCCTCACGCTGGCCTTCGCGCAGATGTCCTTCGCGCTGGCCTACTCGGTGCTCACGCCCATCACCAACGGCGAAACCGGCCTCCAGCTCACCCTGAGCGATCCGCGCATCCTCGGCAGCTCCTCGGCCGCCGATGGCTCGATCCCGGTCACAAACCTGTTCGGCCTCGAAATGCGCTCGGCCTATGACCTCGTGATCGGGCCGTGGTCCTTCACCTTCTCTGCGGGCTACTACTTCTGCGCCGTGGTCATGCTGGTGGCCTTCTACCTCGCCATCCGCATCTTCCGCTCGCCCTTCGGCATGATGCTGCGGGCGATCAAGTCCAACCAGACCCGGATGAACTACACCGGCCTCAACCCCAAGCCCTACACCCTCGCGGCCTTCGTGATCTCGGGCATGTATGCCGGGCTCGCAGGCGGCCTCATGGCGGCGATGGACCCGCTGGCAGGCGCCGAGCGGATGCAGTGGACTGCCTCGGGCGAAGTGGTGCTGATGACCATCCTCGGCGGCGCGGGCACCCTGATCGGGCCGGTGCTGGGCGCAGGCATGATCAAGTACTTCGAGAACATCCTCTCCAAGATCAACGAAAGCGTCCTGCACAGCTGGTTCGCCTTCATGCCCGACGGGCTCGAGGATTTCTTCGTCGCCATCGTCTACCCCTTCGTCGGCAAGGGCTGGCACCTGACCCTCGGCATCCTCTTCATGCTGGTGGTCATCTTCCTCCCCGGCGGCCTCGTCGAAGGCGGCCAGCGGATCGGCGCGCTGTTCCGCCGTCGCGGCACCAAGGCTTCGGGCGCAGAGGCCGAAGCCGCCAAGCAGCAACC